The Luteimonas sp. YGD11-2 genome has a window encoding:
- a CDS encoding PepSY domain-containing protein has translation MKQRHVPHVRVALLALALSAAGTAVAQQTGNAGAMQADTSHHGAHQATMTEAQVRAALEGEGFRNVRDLEFEHGLWSADVDSADGNKIDVYLDPASGEVFPDNATARISENEVRARLTAGGYQHIDDVEFDDGIWKAEARNAQGQKLNLRIAPTDGRVLHERID, from the coding sequence ATGAAGCAACGTCATGTCCCCCACGTCCGCGTCGCGCTGCTGGCGCTGGCGCTGTCGGCCGCCGGCACCGCCGTCGCCCAGCAGACCGGCAATGCCGGCGCCATGCAGGCCGATACCAGCCATCACGGTGCCCACCAGGCCACGATGACCGAGGCGCAGGTGCGCGCCGCGCTCGAGGGCGAGGGCTTCCGCAACGTGCGCGACCTCGAGTTCGAACACGGCCTGTGGAGCGCGGATGTCGACAGCGCCGACGGCAACAAGATCGACGTCTACCTCGATCCGGCCAGCGGCGAGGTCTTCCCCGACAACGCCACCGCGCGGATCTCCGAGAACGAAGTGCGCGCCCGGCTCACCGCGGGCGGCTACCAGCACATCGACGACGTGGAGTTCGATGACGGCATCTGGAAGGCCGAGGCACGCAATGCGCAGGGGCAGAAGCTGAACCTGCGTATCGCGCCCACCGACGGACGCGTGCTGCACGAACGCATCGACTGA
- a CDS encoding UdgX family uracil-DNA binding protein (This protein belongs to the uracil DNA glycosylase superfamily, members of which act in excision repair of DNA. However, it belongs more specifically to UdgX branch, whose founding member was found to bind uracil in DNA (where it does not belong), without cleaving it, appears to promote DNA repair by a pathway involving RecA, rather than base excision.), whose protein sequence is MQAVVDPPWDGDAWRTLARQAWCAGLAPEDLVWDGDPQAMLAAGPALQALPATRPPPRVAADFPALAAAVACHTDPQRFALLYRLLWRMASGQPRLLERASDPDVQRVRMLEQAVRRDSHKMKAFVRFREVPGRDNHYIAWFEPAHRILDRVAPFFARRFAGMHWAILTPYRSVAWEGEALAFAAGATRGDAPADDAQEALWRTYYASIFNPARLNPTMMRSEMPQKYWKHLPEAALLPTLLREAGPRVQAMAERAPEPPRRRIPAPAPEPLQVIEGLDALRDAAAACRRCPLWEPATRTVFGEGPHDARVVVVGEQPGDEEDLSGRPFVGPAGRLLDRALGELGIDRSRLWLTNAVKHFRFEPRGKRRLHRNPDVAHVRACRPWLQQELAALQPDIVVCLGATAAQAVFGSGFRLMEARGRWLPLEAARGLATVHPAWVLRQPDPGAREAAYAGFVDDLRLLVGVGATP, encoded by the coding sequence GTGCAGGCGGTCGTCGATCCACCCTGGGATGGCGATGCGTGGCGCACGCTGGCGCGCCAGGCGTGGTGCGCCGGCCTCGCTCCGGAAGACCTGGTCTGGGATGGCGACCCGCAGGCGATGCTGGCGGCCGGCCCTGCGCTGCAGGCGCTGCCGGCAACGCGTCCGCCGCCGCGCGTGGCGGCGGACTTTCCCGCGCTGGCCGCAGCGGTCGCCTGCCACACCGACCCGCAGCGTTTCGCCCTGCTGTACCGGCTGCTGTGGCGCATGGCCTCGGGCCAGCCGCGGCTGCTCGAGCGCGCCAGCGATCCGGATGTGCAGCGGGTGCGCATGCTGGAACAGGCGGTGCGCCGCGACAGCCACAAGATGAAGGCGTTCGTGCGCTTCCGCGAGGTGCCGGGGCGCGACAACCACTACATCGCCTGGTTCGAGCCGGCGCATCGCATCCTCGATCGCGTCGCGCCGTTCTTCGCCCGGCGCTTCGCCGGCATGCACTGGGCGATCCTCACCCCGTACCGCAGCGTGGCCTGGGAGGGCGAGGCGCTGGCGTTCGCGGCGGGTGCCACCCGTGGCGACGCGCCGGCCGACGACGCGCAGGAGGCGCTGTGGCGCACCTACTACGCCAGCATCTTCAATCCCGCGCGACTCAACCCGACGATGATGCGGTCGGAAATGCCGCAGAAATACTGGAAACACCTGCCCGAGGCCGCGCTGCTGCCGACGCTGCTGCGCGAGGCCGGGCCGCGCGTGCAGGCAATGGCCGAACGCGCGCCGGAGCCGCCGCGGCGGCGCATCCCCGCGCCTGCGCCGGAACCGTTGCAGGTGATCGAGGGCCTCGACGCCCTGCGTGACGCCGCCGCCGCATGCCGGCGCTGTCCGCTGTGGGAGCCGGCCACGCGCACGGTGTTCGGCGAGGGGCCGCACGACGCACGGGTGGTGGTGGTCGGCGAGCAGCCCGGCGACGAGGAGGACCTCAGCGGGCGCCCGTTCGTCGGCCCCGCCGGGCGCCTGCTTGACCGCGCGCTGGGCGAGCTCGGCATCGATCGCTCGCGGTTGTGGCTGACCAATGCGGTCAAGCATTTCCGCTTCGAGCCGCGCGGCAAGCGTCGCCTGCATCGCAATCCCGATGTCGCGCACGTGCGTGCGTGCCGGCCGTGGCTGCAGCAGGAGCTGGCGGCGCTGCAGCCGGACATCGTCGTCTGCCTGGGCGCCACCGCGGCGCAGGCGGTGTTCGGCAGCGGCTTCCGGCTGATGGAAGCGCGCGGACGCTGGCTTCCACTCGAGGCCGCGCGCGGGCTCGCGACCGTGCACCCCGCCTGGGTGCTGCGCCAGCCGGACCCGGGCGCACGCGAGGCCGCGTATGCCGGCTTCGTCGACGACCTGCGCCTGCTGGTGGGGGTTGGCGCCACGCCGTAG
- a CDS encoding putative DNA modification/repair radical SAM protein, protein METVDKLAILADAAKYDASCASSGASKRHSLGTGGIGSTEGMGICHSYTPDGRCVSLLKILLTNFCIYDCAYCVNRVSSNVRRARFNTDEVVKLTLDFYKRNYIEGLFLSSGIIRSSDYTMEQLVEVARSLREDHRFAGYIHLKTIPDAAPELLAAAGRYADRLSINVELPTEAGLAELAPEKKLPGIRAAMGELRWRIEENREQHRGQKLLRAKPPRFAPAGQSTQMIVGADGANDRSILHTSDNLYGNYRLKRVYYSAFSPIPDASIRLPSQAPPLVREHRLYQADWLLRFYGFGVDDIAPAEAGGMLDLDIDPKLAWALRHPEQFPVDVNRASRELLLRVPGLGTRNVDRIVASRRTGALRVDDLTRLRVPLRKALPFLLLPDHVPRGGLDNPARLRAQLAPPPRQADLFA, encoded by the coding sequence GTGGAAACCGTCGACAAGCTTGCGATCCTGGCCGATGCCGCCAAATACGATGCGTCGTGCGCGTCGAGCGGCGCGTCGAAGCGCCATTCGCTCGGCACCGGCGGCATCGGTAGTACCGAAGGCATGGGCATCTGCCATTCCTACACCCCGGACGGGCGTTGCGTCTCGCTGCTGAAGATCCTGCTCACCAACTTCTGCATCTACGACTGCGCCTACTGCGTCAATCGCGTCAGCAGCAATGTGCGCCGCGCCCGCTTCAATACCGATGAAGTGGTGAAGCTCACGCTCGACTTCTACAAGCGCAACTACATCGAGGGGCTGTTCCTCTCCAGCGGCATCATCCGCTCGAGCGACTACACCATGGAGCAGCTGGTGGAAGTCGCGCGCAGCCTGCGCGAGGACCATCGCTTCGCCGGCTACATCCACCTCAAGACCATTCCCGACGCGGCGCCCGAACTGCTGGCGGCCGCAGGGCGCTACGCCGACCGGTTGAGCATCAACGTCGAACTGCCGACCGAGGCCGGGCTTGCCGAACTTGCGCCGGAGAAGAAGCTGCCCGGCATCCGTGCGGCGATGGGCGAACTGCGCTGGCGCATCGAGGAGAACCGCGAGCAGCACCGCGGACAGAAGCTGCTGCGTGCGAAGCCGCCGCGTTTCGCGCCGGCCGGGCAGAGCACGCAGATGATCGTGGGTGCCGACGGTGCCAACGACCGCAGCATCCTGCACACCAGCGACAACCTCTACGGCAATTACCGCCTGAAGCGCGTGTACTACTCGGCGTTCTCGCCGATCCCCGATGCCTCGATCCGGCTGCCGTCGCAGGCGCCGCCGCTGGTACGCGAGCATCGCCTCTACCAGGCCGACTGGCTGCTGCGTTTCTACGGCTTCGGTGTCGACGACATCGCACCCGCCGAAGCCGGCGGCATGCTCGATCTCGATATCGACCCCAAGCTCGCCTGGGCACTGCGCCATCCGGAGCAGTTTCCGGTGGACGTCAATCGCGCCTCGCGCGAACTGCTGCTGCGGGTGCCGGGGCTGGGGACGCGCAACGTGGATCGCATCGTCGCCTCGCGTCGCACCGGCGCGCTGCGGGTGGACGACCTGACGCGGCTGCGGGTGCCGCTGCGCAAGGCGCTTCCATTCCTGCTGCTGCCCGACCATGTGCCGCGCGGCGGCCTCGACAACCCTGCACGGCTGCGTGCGCAGCTGGCGCCACCGCCGCGGCAGGCGGACCTGTTCGCGTGA
- a CDS encoding M3 family metallopeptidase, which translates to MTNPLLDFSALPRFDAIRPEHIAPAIDTLLADADAAVARATTTAAVTWDDFVEPLHDATERLGRAWNQVGHLNAVVNTPELREAYNAALPRVTRFHSALQQNQALYERFRALSNAPEATGWSPARRRVVDNALRDFRLGGAELEPDARARLAQVQQELAELSAKFSEHVLDATDAWSYTTTDEGELAGLPDDVRAQCRAAADAAGEAGWRLGLKMPCYLPVQTWADNRALRERLYRAYGVLASETGPAELDNGPLIDAILALRAEQARLLGHAHYAELALTTRMARTADEVLAFLRDLASRALPHARRDRAELEAFARDSLGIDTLQPWDLLAWASQKLREARFSYSGQEVKRYFTEPRVLAGLFDVIESLYSLRVEQDSAPVWHEDVRFYRLVDGAGRLVGQFYLDLYAREGKRGGAWMDDCRNRRHRADGSTQTPIVYLVCNFGRGVDGAPATFTHDEVTTLFHEMGHGLHQLLTEVGELPVAGINGVEWDAVELPSQFMENFCWEWPWVEAMTAHVDTGEPLPHALFERMLAARNFQSGMQTVRQLEFALFDMELHAGEPPADVLALLERIREEVAVNRPPAWHRFPHQFAHIFAGGYAAGYYSYKWAEVLSADAYAAFEEQPDALAGTGARFRREILARGGSRPALENFRAFRGRDPQIDALLRHNGMAA; encoded by the coding sequence ATGACCAACCCTCTGCTCGACTTCTCCGCTCTGCCGCGCTTCGACGCGATCCGCCCGGAACATATCGCGCCCGCGATCGATACCCTGCTGGCGGATGCCGATGCCGCCGTCGCCCGTGCCACCACCACCGCGGCAGTCACCTGGGACGACTTCGTCGAACCCCTCCATGACGCCACCGAACGTCTCGGGCGCGCTTGGAACCAGGTCGGCCACCTCAACGCCGTGGTCAACACGCCCGAACTGCGCGAGGCCTACAACGCCGCGTTGCCGAGGGTCACGCGCTTCCACAGCGCGCTGCAGCAGAACCAGGCGCTCTACGAGCGCTTCAGGGCGCTGTCGAACGCGCCCGAAGCAACCGGCTGGAGCCCGGCGCGCCGGCGCGTGGTCGACAACGCCCTGCGCGACTTCCGCCTCGGCGGCGCCGAGCTCGAACCCGACGCAAGGGCGCGCTTGGCGCAGGTCCAGCAGGAACTGGCGGAGCTTTCGGCGAAGTTCTCCGAGCACGTGCTCGATGCCACCGATGCGTGGTCATACACCACCACCGACGAAGGCGAACTTGCCGGCCTGCCGGACGATGTCCGTGCGCAGTGCCGTGCCGCCGCGGACGCCGCAGGCGAAGCCGGCTGGCGCCTCGGCCTGAAGATGCCCTGCTACCTGCCGGTGCAGACCTGGGCCGACAACCGCGCCCTGCGCGAACGGCTGTACCGCGCCTATGGCGTGCTTGCCTCGGAAACCGGCCCCGCCGAACTGGACAACGGTCCACTGATCGACGCGATCCTCGCGCTGCGTGCCGAGCAGGCGCGACTGCTCGGGCATGCGCACTACGCCGAGCTGGCACTCACCACGCGGATGGCGCGCACCGCCGACGAGGTGCTGGCGTTCCTGCGCGACCTCGCCTCGCGCGCGTTGCCGCATGCGCGCCGCGACCGTGCCGAACTGGAAGCCTTCGCCCGCGACAGCCTCGGCATCGACACCCTGCAGCCTTGGGACCTCCTCGCCTGGGCATCGCAGAAGCTGCGCGAGGCGCGCTTCAGCTACTCCGGGCAGGAGGTCAAGCGCTACTTCACCGAGCCGCGCGTGCTGGCCGGCTTGTTCGACGTGATCGAAAGCCTGTACAGCCTGCGCGTCGAGCAGGACAGCGCACCGGTCTGGCATGAGGACGTGCGCTTCTACCGGCTGGTCGATGGCGCTGGACGACTGGTCGGGCAGTTCTACCTCGACCTCTACGCGCGCGAAGGCAAGCGTGGTGGTGCCTGGATGGACGACTGCCGCAACCGCCGCCATCGCGCCGACGGCAGCACGCAGACGCCGATCGTGTATCTCGTCTGCAACTTCGGGCGCGGCGTCGACGGCGCACCGGCAACGTTCACCCATGACGAGGTGACGACCCTGTTCCACGAGATGGGCCACGGCCTGCACCAGCTGCTGACCGAAGTCGGCGAACTGCCGGTGGCCGGCATCAACGGCGTGGAATGGGACGCGGTGGAACTGCCCAGCCAGTTCATGGAGAACTTCTGCTGGGAATGGCCGTGGGTGGAGGCGATGACCGCGCACGTCGATACCGGCGAGCCGCTACCGCACGCGCTGTTCGAGCGCATGCTCGCCGCGCGCAACTTCCAGAGCGGCATGCAGACGGTACGCCAGCTGGAATTCGCGCTGTTCGACATGGAGCTGCATGCCGGCGAGCCCCCGGCCGACGTGCTGGCGCTGCTGGAGCGCATCCGCGAGGAGGTCGCGGTGAACCGGCCGCCGGCCTGGCACCGCTTCCCGCACCAGTTCGCGCACATCTTCGCGGGCGGCTACGCGGCGGGCTATTACAGCTACAAATGGGCCGAGGTGCTGAGCGCGGACGCCTATGCCGCGTTCGAGGAGCAACCCGATGCGCTGGCCGGCACCGGCGCGCGCTTCCGCCGCGAGATCCTCGCGCGTGGCGGCAGCCGGCCCGCACTGGAGAACTTCCGCGCCTTCCGCGGCCGCGACCCGCAGATCGACGCGCTGCTGCGGCACAACGGCATGGCGGCCTGA
- a CDS encoding DUF2242 domain-containing protein yields the protein MPYSLLRLVLPICLVASVLTACGGGQAGKPRPALLGETFEFDDMYSRVFATRPEVACEAARRALLGQGYAVGRAEAASVEASKNFQPESDSHLQLAVRVSCVPQEGKALVFVSALQDRYALRRSANSASLGVSALGSVSLPIGSTEDSLVRVASSTVQDAEFYARFFERVQSYLPAHIRTVDDER from the coding sequence ATGCCCTACTCCCTGTTGCGCCTTGTCCTGCCGATCTGCCTCGTCGCGTCCGTGCTCACCGCCTGTGGTGGCGGCCAGGCCGGCAAGCCCCGGCCGGCCCTGCTCGGCGAGACCTTCGAGTTCGACGACATGTACTCGCGGGTCTTCGCCACCCGGCCGGAGGTGGCCTGCGAGGCCGCGCGCCGCGCGCTGCTGGGGCAGGGCTACGCCGTCGGTCGCGCCGAGGCCGCCTCGGTGGAGGCGAGCAAGAACTTCCAGCCGGAATCGGATTCGCACCTGCAGCTCGCGGTGCGCGTGTCGTGCGTGCCGCAGGAAGGCAAGGCGCTGGTGTTCGTCAGCGCGCTGCAGGACCGCTATGCGCTGCGCCGCAGTGCCAACTCGGCAAGCCTGGGCGTCAGCGCACTGGGGTCGGTGTCATTGCCGATCGGCAGCACCGAGGATTCGCTGGTGCGCGTCGCCAGCAGCACCGTGCAGGATGCGGAGTTCTATGCGCGGTTCTTCGAGCGCGTGCAGAGCTACCTGCCCGCGCACATACGCACCGTCGACGACGAGCGCTGA
- a CDS encoding MFS transporter: MTPTAHHHHPLDPRQQGRVLFALAIGGFAIGTSEFAPMGMMPDMVADLGVSEPQLGHSISAYALGVVVGAPLLAVLGARLSRRALLLATMALYVLGNLASALAPGYLSLTAMRFLAGLPHGAYFGVAALVAASISPPGRRGTAMARVMLGLSVALLVGNPLAAWLAQVADWRWTFALVAVLAVLTMVLVARLLPPDPHEPRHDIRRELRDFNRSQVWLALAIGAIGFAGMFCVFSYLAPTMIEVTGIAPRHVPLGLVAFGVGAIVGNLVGGWLSDRYRFRAAGIVLVWSLVVLLLFPLATRSAWSILLAVVAVGSMGALATVLQAHLMDVAGGAQTLAAASNHSAFNTANALGPWLGGLAINAGWGWTSTGYVGAATAVAGLLLYAWARHDARRLRALEAAG; this comes from the coding sequence ATGACCCCGACCGCCCACCACCACCATCCACTCGACCCGCGCCAGCAGGGCCGGGTGCTGTTCGCGCTGGCGATCGGCGGCTTCGCCATCGGCACCAGCGAGTTCGCGCCGATGGGGATGATGCCGGACATGGTCGCCGACCTCGGCGTCAGCGAACCGCAGCTGGGCCACTCCATCAGCGCCTACGCGCTGGGCGTGGTGGTCGGCGCGCCGCTGCTGGCGGTGCTCGGTGCACGCCTGTCGCGGCGCGCGCTGCTGCTGGCGACGATGGCGCTGTACGTGCTCGGCAACCTGGCCAGCGCGCTGGCGCCGGGGTATCTGTCGCTGACCGCGATGCGCTTTCTGGCCGGCCTGCCGCATGGCGCCTATTTCGGCGTGGCCGCACTGGTGGCCGCCTCGATCAGCCCCCCCGGTCGCCGCGGCACGGCGATGGCGCGGGTGATGCTGGGCCTGTCGGTGGCGCTGCTGGTCGGCAATCCGCTCGCGGCCTGGCTTGCGCAGGTGGCGGACTGGCGCTGGACCTTCGCGCTGGTGGCGGTGCTCGCCGTGCTGACGATGGTGCTGGTGGCACGGCTGCTGCCGCCCGACCCGCACGAACCCCGGCACGACATCCGCCGCGAACTGCGTGACTTCAACCGCTCGCAGGTGTGGCTGGCGCTGGCGATCGGCGCGATCGGCTTCGCCGGCATGTTCTGCGTTTTCAGCTACCTGGCGCCGACGATGATCGAGGTCACCGGCATCGCCCCACGCCATGTGCCGCTGGGGCTGGTGGCGTTCGGCGTGGGTGCGATCGTCGGCAACCTGGTCGGCGGCTGGCTGTCGGACCGCTACCGCTTCCGCGCCGCCGGCATCGTGCTGGTGTGGTCGCTGGTGGTGCTGCTGCTGTTCCCGCTGGCGACCCGCTCGGCGTGGTCGATCCTGCTGGCGGTGGTGGCCGTGGGCAGCATGGGGGCGCTGGCCACCGTGCTGCAGGCGCATCTGATGGATGTCGCCGGCGGTGCGCAGACGCTCGCCGCCGCCTCCAACCATTCCGCCTTCAACACCGCCAATGCGCTGGGCCCGTGGCTGGGTGGGCTGGCGATCAACGCCGGCTGGGGCTGGACCTCGACCGGCTACGTCGGTGCGGCCACCGCGGTGGCGGGACTGCTGCTCTATGCCTGGGCGCGCCACGACGCACGGCGCCTGCGCGCGCTCGAGGCGGCGGGCTGA